In one Phycisphaerae bacterium genomic region, the following are encoded:
- a CDS encoding beta-ketoacyl-[acyl-carrier-protein] synthase family protein: protein MNSARVVITGLGAVSPLGLTVKQMWDGLCAGRCGIGKITAFDPAGFDCKLAGQVPDYKIQQYVPKSHRKAVKLMSKDIELAVVAANEALTDSGLITKGIDPEKVNVNPERMAVNMGAGLISCDLIEMAPAVAASITDGKFDIRKWGKDGLSLVTPLWLLKYLPNMLACHIGIIHDIQGPNNTITCAEVAGHIAIAEAAEVIRRGSSDIALAGGAESKINPVLIMRQCLIKRATTRHNDDPENACRPFDADASGSVFGDGGGVVILENLDNAAKRGAKIYAELVGTAQSACINPVYEHIEPDGKGITIAIEKALAQADISPKDIDLIIPHGVGIPQDDLAEARAIEAAMGQEAKRIPVWPTKSMLSNTGAACGGIDVVAAVCAMRDGLIPSAKNCEKTADGCNLNIVKETIKADIRYALCCGYTYGGQTAAVVLKKFKN, encoded by the coding sequence ATGAATTCAGCCCGCGTAGTAATAACCGGTCTCGGTGCGGTAAGTCCCCTTGGATTGACCGTCAAACAAATGTGGGATGGGTTGTGTGCCGGCAGATGCGGGATAGGCAAAATTACGGCGTTTGACCCTGCTGGCTTCGACTGCAAACTGGCAGGACAGGTTCCCGATTATAAGATACAGCAGTACGTGCCCAAAAGCCATCGTAAGGCTGTCAAACTGATGTCCAAAGACATAGAGCTGGCAGTCGTTGCGGCAAACGAGGCCCTGACTGACAGCGGACTTATTACAAAAGGAATCGACCCGGAAAAGGTCAATGTTAACCCGGAACGTATGGCAGTCAATATGGGTGCCGGGCTTATAAGCTGTGACCTGATTGAGATGGCCCCTGCCGTGGCGGCAAGCATTACGGACGGCAAGTTTGACATTCGTAAGTGGGGTAAAGATGGTCTTTCGCTGGTGACGCCCTTATGGCTGCTGAAATACCTGCCCAATATGCTGGCCTGTCACATAGGCATCATTCACGACATACAAGGGCCGAACAATACGATAACCTGCGCGGAGGTTGCGGGACATATCGCGATAGCCGAAGCTGCGGAGGTCATCAGACGCGGCAGCAGCGACATTGCGCTGGCCGGCGGTGCGGAATCGAAGATAAATCCTGTATTGATAATGCGCCAGTGCCTGATTAAAAGAGCAACTACCCGGCATAATGATGACCCGGAAAATGCGTGCAGACCGTTCGACGCCGATGCAAGCGGCTCGGTGTTCGGCGACGGCGGCGGTGTCGTTATCTTGGAGAATCTCGATAACGCGGCAAAGCGCGGCGCAAAAATTTACGCCGAATTAGTCGGCACCGCTCAAAGCGCCTGTATAAACCCTGTATATGAGCATATCGAACCGGATGGCAAAGGTATTACTATCGCCATCGAAAAGGCCCTTGCCCAGGCCGACATTTCGCCTAAGGACATAGATTTGATAATCCCGCACGGCGTAGGTATTCCGCAGGATGACCTCGCCGAGGCCAGGGCGATAGAGGCCGCGATGGGACAGGAAGCAAAACGAATACCTGTCTGGCCGACGAAAAGTATGCTCAGTAACACAGGAGCTGCGTGCGGCGGAATCGATGTTGTCGCGGCGGTTTGTGCTATGCGGGATGGCCTGATACCTTCTGCGAAAAACTGCGAGAAAACGGCGGACGGATGTAATCTTAATATCGTTAAAGAAACAATCAAAGCCGACATCCGCTACGCGCTATGCTGCGGCTACACCTACGGCGGACAGACGGCAGCGGTTGTACTGAAGAAATTTAAGAATTAG
- the serS gene encoding serine--tRNA ligase yields the protein MIDIKQIRENPDKFKKAAIDKRIDVDIDKLLKVEAALRKDKSELQELTAEINTLGRSVPKLTGTEKQKMIIELSALKQKASALSENIKELQPKYDKLILLVPQPTDDNVPIGKDDTENVEIRKEGSVRQFDFEPKDHVQLGSALDIIDIERGVKLAGTRNYFLKGDGALLHWAVLRFSMDFMVGRGYTPMSVPILMKDEAMRGTGFFPGSEDQTYRMEADQLNLAGTAEVPLTAYRMGEILKADELPLKFVAMSSCFRREAGAAGKDTYGLYRIHQFDKIEQVVICENSVEQSNKFHEEILANSEGVMKALELPYRVVNVCTGDLGRGQVKKYDIEAWMPSRKNYCETHSASKFYEFQARRMNLRYKDAETKKNLFCHTLNNTVVASPRILIPILEMYQNADGSVTIPKVLRPYMGGRERIESFV from the coding sequence ATGATAGATATTAAGCAGATTCGCGAAAATCCGGACAAATTCAAAAAAGCCGCAATCGACAAACGCATCGACGTCGATATCGACAAGCTGCTGAAGGTTGAAGCCGCGTTACGAAAGGACAAATCAGAGCTTCAGGAGCTTACCGCCGAAATTAATACGCTCGGAAGGTCGGTGCCGAAACTTACAGGTACTGAAAAACAGAAAATGATAATTGAGCTTTCGGCGCTGAAGCAAAAGGCCTCTGCCCTCAGTGAAAATATAAAAGAGCTTCAGCCGAAATACGATAAGCTGATTCTTCTGGTTCCTCAGCCGACTGATGATAATGTGCCTATCGGCAAAGACGATACAGAGAACGTCGAAATCCGAAAAGAAGGCAGCGTTCGGCAATTCGATTTCGAACCGAAAGACCACGTCCAGCTTGGTTCCGCTCTCGATATTATCGATATCGAGCGCGGCGTGAAACTGGCCGGGACGAGAAACTACTTTCTCAAAGGCGATGGCGCGCTTCTGCACTGGGCTGTTTTGCGGTTCTCTATGGATTTTATGGTCGGCCGCGGCTACACGCCGATGTCGGTGCCTATCCTTATGAAAGATGAGGCGATGAGAGGGACCGGCTTTTTCCCCGGCTCGGAAGACCAGACATACCGGATGGAGGCAGACCAGCTTAACCTTGCGGGCACCGCGGAGGTGCCGCTGACCGCTTACCGGATGGGCGAAATACTCAAGGCAGATGAGCTGCCGTTAAAATTCGTGGCGATGTCAAGCTGCTTCCGCCGCGAAGCTGGCGCTGCGGGCAAGGATACTTACGGTCTGTATAGAATCCATCAGTTCGATAAAATCGAGCAGGTAGTAATCTGTGAAAATAGCGTCGAGCAAAGCAATAAGTTTCACGAGGAGATTCTTGCCAATTCGGAAGGCGTAATGAAAGCCCTTGAACTGCCCTACCGTGTTGTGAACGTATGCACAGGCGATTTGGGACGGGGCCAGGTGAAAAAATACGATATCGAGGCGTGGATGCCTTCTCGCAAAAATTACTGCGAAACGCACAGTGCAAGTAAATTTTATGAGTTCCAGGCAAGAAGAATGAATCTGCGCTATAAAGACGCAGAGACGAAGAAAAATCTGTTTTGCCATACGTTGAATAATACAGTTGTCGCATCC
- a CDS encoding beta-ketoacyl-[acyl-carrier-protein] synthase family protein has product MAHNGKNERVVITGMGIICPLGHDVETMWQAVLAGKSGAAKTTIFDASTFPTTFSCEVKDYDVAKFTKNPNLHKEGNRGSRFAVGAVAQACKQAGLDIETDKPSDGIDRKRMGIYLGAGEGAANHEAFFGAIAAGWDNQANQMDWKKWADVASVKMKAMHELEQEANMPAAHIAALTGARGPTRSCLTACAASTQAVGEATMMIRRGDADVVIAGGAHSMIHPLGITGFNRLTALSTRNDSPETASRPFSASRDGFVIGEGSAIVILESLISAKKRDAKILAEVIGYGSSSDAFRITDMHDQGRGAAQAITWALADAGISFADVNYINTHGTSTAENDSIETKAIKAVFKDKAKSTPVSSVKSTLGHLIGAAGASELITCVLAIRDNIVPPTMNLNDPDPQLDLDYVPNKPRKMQVDIAMKESFGFGGQNNVVIVRRFREN; this is encoded by the coding sequence ATGGCGCACAACGGAAAAAATGAGCGAGTAGTTATAACCGGAATGGGGATTATCTGCCCGCTTGGTCACGACGTCGAGACGATGTGGCAGGCTGTGCTGGCGGGTAAAAGCGGGGCCGCCAAAACTACCATTTTCGATGCCTCGACTTTCCCGACAACATTCAGCTGTGAGGTGAAGGACTACGATGTCGCAAAGTTCACGAAAAACCCCAATCTGCACAAGGAAGGTAACCGTGGCAGCAGGTTTGCCGTCGGAGCGGTGGCTCAGGCCTGCAAACAGGCAGGTCTGGATATCGAAACCGACAAGCCCTCGGACGGCATCGATCGAAAACGAATGGGGATATATCTGGGCGCTGGTGAAGGAGCGGCTAATCACGAGGCCTTCTTCGGCGCGATCGCGGCCGGATGGGATAATCAGGCAAACCAGATGGATTGGAAAAAGTGGGCTGATGTGGCCTCAGTAAAAATGAAAGCGATGCACGAGCTGGAGCAGGAGGCGAATATGCCTGCTGCCCATATCGCGGCACTCACAGGCGCTCGCGGCCCGACGAGAAGCTGTCTTACCGCCTGTGCGGCGAGCACCCAGGCCGTCGGCGAGGCGACGATGATGATTCGCAGGGGAGATGCGGATGTAGTAATCGCCGGCGGAGCCCATTCGATGATACACCCGCTCGGCATCACCGGCTTCAACCGCCTTACCGCCCTATCGACAAGAAACGACAGCCCCGAAACCGCCTCAAGGCCGTTCTCAGCCAGCAGGGATGGTTTCGTCATCGGTGAAGGCTCGGCGATAGTTATTCTCGAAAGCTTAATCTCTGCCAAGAAAAGAGACGCGAAGATTTTAGCTGAGGTCATCGGCTACGGCAGCAGTTCCGACGCCTTCAGGATTACGGATATGCACGACCAAGGCCGTGGCGCGGCTCAGGCGATAACTTGGGCGTTGGCCGATGCGGGAATCAGCTTTGCCGACGTAAATTACATAAATACGCACGGCACAAGCACCGCGGAAAACGACTCAATCGAAACCAAGGCCATCAAGGCTGTCTTTAAGGATAAGGCGAAAAGCACCCCTGTCAGCAGCGTCAAAAGCACCCTCGGACATTTAATCGGTGCCGCCGGCGCTTCGGAATTGATTACCTGCGTCCTCGCAATCCGTGATAATATAGTCCCGCCGACTATGAACCTCAACGACCCCGACCCGCAGCTCGATTTGGATTACGTTCCGAATAAGCCTCGAAAAATGCAGGTCGATATCGCGATGAAGGAATCCTTCGGCTTCGGCGGGCAGAATAATGTTGTCATCGTCAGGCGTTTCAGAGAAAATTAA